A DNA window from Pseudomonadota bacterium contains the following coding sequences:
- the tatB gene encoding Sec-independent protein translocase protein TatB translates to MFDIGFVEIMLIGIVSMLVVGPERLPEVARNVGKWVGKARRYVANVRRDFESELNNSDLRDLLGEQEAQIKELRGLVDQTKRDIGGSVDSLTRDLEKDVGAADSTPTPTPPATTPAPPAPVTPAATSTAPASADKTPPDAS, encoded by the coding sequence GTGTTTGACATCGGCTTCGTCGAGATCATGCTCATCGGCATCGTCAGCATGCTGGTGGTGGGGCCTGAACGCTTGCCCGAAGTGGCGCGCAACGTCGGCAAATGGGTCGGCAAGGCGCGGCGCTACGTCGCCAACGTGCGCCGCGATTTCGAGTCGGAACTCAACAACAGTGACCTCAGAGACCTGCTCGGCGAGCAGGAGGCGCAGATCAAGGAGCTCCGCGGCCTGGTCGACCAGACGAAGCGCGATATCGGTGGCTCGGTCGACAGCCTGACCCGCGACCTCGAAAAAGACGTTGGCGCAGCAGACAGCACACCGACACCGACACCGCCAGCAACGACACCTGCGCCACCGGCGCCGGTCACCCCGGCCGCGACCTCGACGGCGCCGGCCTCGGCAGACAAGACACCCCCTGACGCGTCATGA
- a CDS encoding Sec-independent protein translocase subunit TatA, which produces MGISVWQLLIILAIVLVLFGAKRLRNVGGDLGAAVRGFKDAVKQDPEEQTSISQDSSDVVEGEKASQKDNA; this is translated from the coding sequence ATGGGTATCAGTGTTTGGCAATTGTTGATCATTCTGGCGATCGTGCTGGTGCTGTTCGGCGCCAAGCGCCTGCGCAACGTGGGCGGTGACCTCGGCGCGGCCGTGCGCGGCTTCAAGGACGCCGTCAAGCAGGACCCGGAAGAGCAGACGTCGATCAGCCAGGACAGCAGCGACGTGGTCGAAGGCGAAAAGGCGTCGCAAAAAGACAACGCCTGA
- a CDS encoding phosphoribosyl-ATP diphosphatase produces the protein MSGHDVLQALGEELEARKGADADASYVASLYAKGRTHILKKLGEEATETVIAGAAGTDRELVAETADLWFHSLVLLAHRGLGPADVLAELDRRRGVSGLEEKRQRTQ, from the coding sequence GTGAGCGGGCACGATGTCCTGCAAGCGCTCGGCGAGGAGCTTGAGGCGCGCAAGGGCGCGGACGCTGACGCGTCCTACGTCGCTTCGCTCTACGCCAAGGGCCGCACGCACATTCTCAAGAAACTCGGAGAAGAGGCCACCGAGACCGTGATCGCCGGCGCCGCCGGCACGGACCGGGAACTGGTGGCGGAAACCGCTGACCTCTGGTTCCACTCGCTGGTGTTGCTGGCGCACCGTGGGCTCGGGCCCGCCGACGTACTGGCCGAGCTGGATCGGCGTCGGGGCGTGTCGGGTCTGGAGGAGAAGCGTCAGCGAACGCAGTGA
- the hisI gene encoding phosphoribosyl-AMP cyclohydrolase has translation MSTLLDSISWDAAGLVPAIAQDAETGRVLMMAWMNRDALAETLETDRVVYWSRSRGRLWRKGEQSGNSQRVVELRIDCDADVVLLRVEQSGGVACHTGRESCFYRVREGDAWREVDAVKVSPESLYGAQS, from the coding sequence GTGAGCACCCTGTTGGATTCCATCTCGTGGGACGCCGCCGGGCTCGTGCCCGCCATCGCCCAGGACGCCGAGACCGGCCGCGTGCTGATGATGGCCTGGATGAACCGCGATGCCCTCGCCGAAACCCTGGAAACCGACCGGGTGGTCTACTGGTCGCGCTCCCGCGGGCGCCTCTGGCGCAAGGGCGAGCAATCGGGCAACAGCCAGCGAGTCGTCGAGCTGCGCATCGATTGCGACGCAGACGTGGTGCTGTTGCGGGTTGAGCAATCGGGCGGTGTGGCGTGTCACACCGGTCGGGAGAGTTGTTTCTACCGGGTTCGCGAGGGCGACGCGTGGCGCGAGGTGGACGCCGTGAAGGTGTCCCCAGAGAGCCTCTACGGAGCCCAGTCGTGA
- the hisF gene encoding imidazole glycerol phosphate synthase subunit HisF, whose amino-acid sequence MSLAKRIIPCLDVDAGRVVKGVQFVGLRDAGDPVEIARRYDRENADEITFLDITASSDHRATLVDVVARVAEQVFIPLTVGGGIREFADVRRMLNAGADKVSVNSAALARPELVAEAADHVGGQCIVVAIDAKRVSADGEAPRWEVYTHGGRRSVGIDAVEWAVRVAELGAGEILLTSMDRDGTRAGFDLELTRAIADAVPVPVIASGGVGTLDHLADGVQHGRASAVLAASIFHFGEFSIDQAKAHMASRGINVRL is encoded by the coding sequence GTGAGCCTTGCCAAACGCATCATCCCGTGCCTCGACGTGGACGCCGGCCGTGTGGTCAAGGGCGTGCAGTTCGTCGGCCTGCGCGATGCGGGCGACCCGGTTGAAATCGCGCGGCGCTACGACCGCGAGAACGCCGACGAGATCACCTTCCTCGACATCACCGCGAGCAGCGACCACCGGGCGACCCTGGTGGATGTCGTCGCACGCGTGGCCGAGCAGGTCTTCATCCCGCTGACGGTGGGCGGCGGAATCCGCGAGTTTGCCGACGTGCGGCGGATGCTGAACGCCGGCGCGGACAAGGTCTCCGTCAATTCGGCGGCACTCGCGCGCCCCGAGCTGGTTGCCGAGGCGGCCGACCACGTCGGCGGCCAGTGCATCGTCGTTGCCATCGACGCCAAGCGCGTCAGCGCGGACGGCGAGGCGCCCCGCTGGGAGGTCTACACCCACGGCGGCCGGCGCAGCGTGGGCATCGACGCCGTCGAGTGGGCGGTTCGGGTGGCCGAGCTTGGCGCTGGCGAGATTCTCCTGACCAGCATGGACCGCGACGGCACACGCGCCGGATTCGACCTTGAACTGACCCGCGCCATCGCCGACGCGGTGCCCGTGCCGGTGATCGCCTCGGGGGGCGTCGGCACGCTCGATCACCTCGCCGACGGCGTGCAACACGGGCGCGCCAGCGCCGTGCTCGCGGCCAGCATCTTTCATTTCGGCGAATTTTCGATCGACCAGGCCAAGGCGCACATGGCATCCCGGGGCATCAATGTGCGCCTCTGA